One region of Carya illinoinensis cultivar Pawnee chromosome 8, C.illinoinensisPawnee_v1, whole genome shotgun sequence genomic DNA includes:
- the LOC122318023 gene encoding protein RALF-like 33, with protein sequence MAGLFYSSAVFGICALVLVFSSSSSTVHAGGLSHHQLGLIPAGSSCKGTVAECLAGEEFELGSEISRRILATSSYISYGALQRNTVPCSRRGTSYYNCQGSGQANPYNRGCSTITRCRS encoded by the coding sequence ATGGCCGGCCTCTTCTATTCTTCAGCTGTTTTTGGGATCTGTGCACTGGTCTTAGTTTTCAGCTCCTCGTCATCCACCGTCCATGCTGGCGGGTTGTCTCACCACCAACTGGGTTTAATACCGGCTGGATCATCCTGCAAGGGAACCGTGGCTGAGTGCCTGGCCGGAGAGGAGTTTGAGCTGGGATCGGAGATCAGCCGGCGCATTCTGGCCACCAGCAGCTACATCAGCTACGGTGCGCTGCAGAGGAACACTGTGCCCTGCTCTCGACGCGGGACCTCCTACTACAACTGCCAGGGTAGTGGTCAGGCGAACCCCTATAACCGTGGCTGCAGCACCATCACAAGGTGCAGGAGttga